In Zingiber officinale cultivar Zhangliang chromosome 3B, Zo_v1.1, whole genome shotgun sequence, a single window of DNA contains:
- the LOC121968536 gene encoding putative clathrin assembly protein At4g40080 — MGRKLRGLVGALKDTASFAAAAAATLSPSSAAQIAVLRATPHQPADEPPRPRHIRALLSFGHGSRLSAASAVGALTDRLRSTRDPAVALKCLLALHHVFTRGAFILRDQLPIALLRHPTSGRNPLALSAFPLGSSPASFALASWVRWYARLLELLVSASLLLAPFHPNPNPGDDRVTTLLDGDLISELDLLVEIVEVMSRAPEMAVVEGNNLVGEAVRLIEADRIAAEHEIEIRVREMRERTTSLGFADSVELVCVLRRLEETRHRPWDRKPTIGDWFWTGVRHLSEQAEAAALRDEEEEKRRFRRDKVSESARIGGRVADESTQLVHFGSRRWFNH, encoded by the coding sequence ATGGGTCGCAAGCTCCGCGGCCTCGTCGGCGCGCTCAAGGACACCGCCTccttcgccgccgccgccgctgcaaCCCTCTCCCCTTCCTCCGCTGCCCAGATCGCTGTCCTTCGCGCCACGCCTCACCAGCCCGCCGACGAGCCCCCCCGCCCCCGCCACATCCGCGCGCTCCTCTCCTTCGGACACGGCTCCCGTCTCTCCGCCGCGTCCGCCGTCGGCGCCCTCACCGACCGCCTCCGCTCCACCCGCGACCCCGCCGTCGCCCTCAAGTGCCTCCTCGCCCTCCACCACGTCTTCACTCGCGGCGCCTTCATCCTCCGCGACCAACTCCCCATCGCCCTCCTCCGCCACCCAACCTCCGGCCGCAACCCACTCGCCCTCTCTGCCTTCCCCCTCGGATCCTCCCCCGCTTCGTTCGCCCTAGCCTCCTGGGTCCGATGGTACGCTCGCCTCCTCGAGCTCCTGGTCTCCGCCTCCCTCCTCCTCGCCCCCTTCCACCCTAACCCTAATCCAGGCGACGACCGCGTCACCACGCTCCTCGACGGCGACCTAATCTCCGAGCTCGACTTGCTCGTGGAGATCGTCGAAGTGATGAGCCGCGCCCCGGAGATGGCCGTCGTCGAGGGGAACAATCTCGTCGGCGAGGCGGTGAGGTTGATAGAGGCGGATCGGATCGCCGCGGAGCACGAGATCGAGATCCGAGTCCGGGAGATGAGGGAGCGGACGACTTCGCTCGGCTTCGCCGATTCGGTGGAGCTGGTCTGCGTGCTGAGGCGACTCGAGGAGACGAGGCACCGGCCGTGGGATCGGAAGCCGACGATCGGAGACTGGTTCTGGACCGGCGTGCGTCACCTGTCGGAGCAGGCGGAGGCGGCGGCACTGCGggatgaggaggaggagaagaggaggtTCCGGCGAGATAAGGTAAGCGAGTCGGCTCGGATCGGGGGGCGCGTCGCCGACGAGTCGACTCAGCTGGTGCATTTCGGATCGAGACGGTGGTTCAACCATTGA